The stretch of DNA TCTATTTTGCTTGCATTGCATTGCCTTAGGTCTATCTGTTTTGCTTGCATTGCCTTGGCTGTTATGGATTATAGAATGTGCTACCAATTTTATATGTATTAAGTAATATTACATTAGTACTATATGTAGTATATGCGGCTTGTATTATATGTGGCTAATTATGTGTTTATCCCTCTTATATTATGTAGTTATGGCGGGCAAACGAGAGCTTGTGCTAGGTATCTGTGCCCCGGGAATTGTTGAGGTTCCGCCTGATAAACCTCCATCTAGACCTGTTGCATATGAGATTGATACATCGGATCATTTTTACACTGAAATGGCAACCCCTGACCGAGATGAGTTGATTAGATGGGCTCGGGAGATTGCCTTAAAGCTAAAGTTTGCAATTGTAATTGGCAAATCCGACAACGGCAGCGATATGAGGAAGCAATATTTCAGGTTGGATTGCGAGCGGGGAGGCCGGTACGTGTCAACAAATAAGAAGCTAAAATCTGATCAAACCGACACGAGGAAATGTGGCTGTCCATTTCGACTCTGTGGTTATTGTCATGCCGATAAAACATGGCATTTGACCGTTGTAAACGGCAAACATAACCACGAGTTGGACAAGGCAGTTGAAACAGCTAATGTTAGCGTGAAGAATGATATTAGGAATCAACTTCGTCTCATTGCATATCCAGAAACCACCTCTGTGAAACCTCCGCTTCAAAAGGCAAAAACAAAAGGtgctagaaagaaaaaatcagTTCGTGTCACAAGATCCACGAGCAGGGATAAGTCTCGGTGGGAGCATGTTGATGATCATATTGCAGCTACACAGGCATCTCAGTCGAAACCAACAAAGTCAAAGCCGTCGACTTCACAAACAGTGCCTGAGGTGCCTAAAGAACTCGTCATCAGTACTTTGACTCCAGCACCTCCTGAAATTCCTTTTATCAACCATATGCCGAAGTTCATGCACCCATTTATCGAAGATATTATTGATGTTGAAGGTGACGGTTATTGTGGATACTGTGTGGTAGCTTTGCACCAAAAAGGAAATCAACAAGATTTTGAGTTGATCAGACTGAACATGGAGAGGGAGCTGAGATTGCATAAGGAATTATATGTGGAGTTGTTCGATTCTGAGCGTTACAAGTATGTCACGGATGCACTTTTCCCACCACCGAGAAGGAGTAAACATGCTTTTGCAACCAAGGACAAATGGTTTACTTTTCCGGATATGGGTTACGTTGTGGCTACTCATTTTCAGAGGGTTGTTGTTCAACTATCAAATATGGAAAGGTGTGGAGCATCTAGAACTTGTTTCCCATTGCGTGGCAAACCTCCATCAGACACGTCAGACTTGGATTCCAAGATTATTTGCATCGGCGCGCTCGCTGACCACTTTGTGTTAGTGCGGTTGAAAGTAGGATGTCCGATACCTCCAACGGCTCATCAGTGGAAAAACTATTGTTCCGAAGAAGCTGCAGAATAGGAGCCCATGTTTTTGGATAGAATGCAAAAGTTTGGTGAGATGTTGACCATTGAAAGAGTAGGCGATGACTTAGCCACGATTGGAAAGGGTAGCAAAGACGATCCGCTCGAATTGTAGTTGATTTtagtagtttcattttgaattatttaagcgcattattttttgaaatggtAGCTAAGCGCACTATTTTTTGAAAGGGTAGCTAAGCGCATTATTTTTTGATGTATACCATGTCGATTATGCGTTGTAACATATTAACTTTGTATGCGCAATTTACTCATGAACTTTGGTTATGAAATGTGGTATTATTGTATATTGAACTTTGGTATTATTGTTATGAAATATGATTATGAAACTTTGGTTATGAAATGTTGTAACAAATTGTATTTAGCCTGATATAATTTtggaaatgaaatgaaagaaaaaacagGTTTTGACCTCGACGATTTTgaggtggttctgcaagtgatTCTGCATAACCTGGCCTTGTTTCTGCATAATTCGAGCTTTATCAACCGAAATGTTCCAGTAATTCGGGTTTTATCAATCGAAACATATATTTCGGGTTCTGCGGGtcgaaataaattaaaattttgcgAAAAATGATAGGGGGTATAAGAGACTTGATGGGGGGGATTGAAGAAAGGTAGGTATTCATGTGAAAAATGATCGAAATTGCACCGACAATATTTTGTGGTCGATATTGCACCGACAATATTTCGTGGTCGATATTGCACCGgcctttttttttgtgtggatATTATTGATTTCTATGTATTATAAATACGTATAGGGACAGttagaaaataattgaaatcgtTTTCTACAAAATGAGTACTTCAAAACGGGTTGTTAAAAACAATTTAGCGACTTTTTATCCATTTTCAGTCAAGTTTCGCGGTAACGACGAGTTGTTCTGCGTTGATTTGAAAAACACTTTAACAACTCTTCAATCTATCAAAAATACGATTGAAGTCATGTATCGCTTCAAATACGCtagacaaatcaaaataaataaactagcGTATTATGAATCATACATCGATCTGGCTGCTGACCATGTTGGAGGATATGATGATGCACCACGGAAATATGAATGGAAAGAGTtgaaagatgatgaagatgtgaGAAAAATGTTCGACTGGATAGAAATTGATCCGAAATATCCACGTTTGTATGCTACCTTATGTTGTTGATTTTccgtttatgttttgattttccgtttatattgttgttgaattttatattatgttacgTAATTTTCAGTTAATGAATGTTTgaattaaaattgtaagttgtaagttttttaattaatcaatttaagGAATAATTAAACTCAATTTAAGGATTTTCCGTTTAAGTTTTTTAACCAGTCAATGTAGTGTCTGCCTTGCACCACCTTTACACATTTGAGGTCCAAACTTGTTTATACCACATTTTAGTATGTTATATATGTCAGAGCATCAACATATTAACCATTcaatctaaaaatattttagcgaTTAATAAAAACGTAACAACCGGTAACAAATTACGAATTAAACGATACTAAAATACGTAGTGTACTACATCCGATTGTCATAATCAAAGttacatcaaaattaaaaacaaacatcAAAGTTTCTAAACAACCACGTCAACATTAAAgttacaaaaacaaacaaagtcTACCCCCGAGTGTTGTAGCGTGTCCCCCTCCCCCGCTTAATTCGCCTATAAGCAAGTATCGGATTAAGCAAATTCAGAATCCGCTGCAAAGTACCATGAATTGGAGTTCCTTCAACCGCCTCACCATCGCGAACTGCCCTTTCAACCTCAACCTTGACACTCCGGCAAACTTGCATTAGATTAGGGTCATTTCTTGCTTCTGCCGCCTCTATTAACACCTCTAAATTAAGTGGCCTTGGTGGTGATTCAGGAGCTTGTACGGGTCGCATAACTGGATGCGACACTCTATAAAACCATGACATATATCCGGGTTCAGTGTCCCACGGGCTTGTAACAGGCCGACCCCTCATCTCTTCATCTATCATCCTCAGTTCCAACTCTTCCGTAAACACACGATCTATCTCACACAAGTTCATCCCCGGCGTTGCAGACATACTCGGGTTTCTTGGAATGCCTTGCACATGTTGAAATTGTCTTAGCACACGTTCCGGCAAATGCTTGGCTTTCAATTTACCACACCTTAACCATCCAGAAAACCAACATGCATTTATCAAAGGTCGCACTTGTCGGTGGGCATCATACGGGCTGAACACGCAATCGTAAGTTTGAATATTGTCCAAACTGCTTCTATATCCAGCTGCATCCTTATGTCCTTGCCCAGGAACAACCTTTGAATTTAGTGGCATGTTCGCTGTATATCTAGGAGCCTCCACCCACACACTAAGTCTCGGAAAGTGCGCAATAATCCATCCCTGAAAGTATGACGAACAAGATTCATTATAGCCAAACATAGTCTATGTGACAACTTagacaaatacaaataatatctTATATAACGCTCATATATTTTTACCTGAAGAAATGACATGTAGCCAGCCATCTGAGTCGTGCTAACCGCAGACCCGTGATCCAAATAATGCTGCAGATGAACAAGAGCAGCAGCACCCCAATTCCATTCATGAACGCATGACAAATCTTGAAAGTACTGCAAATATACAACATCCGCGTAGTAACTGCTCTTGTTGCTGAATATGGTACAACAAACCAAATGTAGCATAAAAGCCCTTACGCTCCTCTCCCTGTAAAGCCTAACAACATGCGCCGGCTTATTTTCAGCAATCGCTCTTTCGGCAAACGTCTGGTTTGTTGTGTATAGAGTTTGCAGGGTACTATGCTTCAAATGTACCCCGTTGGTTTCGGCAAATGCTATATCAATCTCCTCTCGCTCAACTCCTAGATATGAACTAACCATGTCAGCCCCTTCTCCCCTTGACATCTTCGTATGGTTCAACAACTTTCCTTGGATTGGAAGATGTAACAGACATTGTACATCGTCCAATGTGATGCCGAGCTCACCTAACGGAAGGTGGAAAGTACTTGTTTCCGGATGCCATCTTTCAACAAATGCCCATATAACCCCATAGTCAAGTACGCTAAAATTGACACGGGTAAGCGGCTCCAATCCCGATGCTTCTATTGGATCCCAAAACCACCTCTCACTACGAGGCTGTTTGATGATATTTATAACCTTTTTCCCGCTAGCTTGGCAACGCAGAGTCCTCTTTAAAACCTGAAAAAttccaacaacacaaaacattgaaaacttaattaacataatcacggtatttaaaacaattaatatatttaataaaacaattaatacactTAACGGTACCTCGTGATCATCTGGTTCTGCATCCCATATCGGAACCGCCCTATGATTTCCGTATTGTGTTAATAATGACATATCACTTGGTCCTCCTCCATAACCCTCATTTGCTGCATCTCGTCGTGGTTGCCGTGGTCGTTGTTGCGGTCTCCGTCGTGGTGGTTGTTGCGGTTCTTCAATTTGCGGTTCATCAGGTTGCGGTTCTTCAGGTTCGCCATACTCGGCATCCTGATTTAGAAATTGATCCGCGTCAAAATCATCATCCTCAGCAGCATTTTGTGCTTGGCCTAAACGTGACTGTGTACGCGTACGCGAACCACCCGCCTCAGCATCATGTGTCCCTCGCGCCGGAATTGGTCCTTGCTGCTTACTACGACCTCGTTTGGCAGGGCGATTTGCAACAAGCTCTCTACGAGCGGAAGCATTTGAATTGCTTGGCTTGCCATGCCTACCTCTCCCAACATTTTCTTCCATATTTATCCTAACATGGAAAAATATCTTCACACTCAATACAATCTTATAAACTATGATAAATTCAAACTATAATTCAATCAACATTTAATCCTAACACCTATGGAAACATTATTCGTATGAAAGCACATTTAATTTGACTTAGACATTTTGTTGAACACGTAGTGTAGACCATAATACCAACTAATGACATACACAAATTGAACCTAATATCACATGCATTCATGTTAACATCTAACTAAACTAACAACTAACCATTAATTCAACAATTCAAACATAGAATTTTGAGATAGAAAATTACTCAGGGAGGGAAAAAAACGTAGAAAAGAGTGAATGTGATAAGAAAAACATGGAATGAGAAAAGAGTGAATGTAAATGCATGGAACTTACTTGATTAAGAATGGTTTGAGGTAGGATGTTGAAGTTTTCCACAAAATCGCACACAAGAGGATGAAGGAGTAGTGTTGTTGGTGTTTATGTGAAAAAACGTAACTGAAATGAAAAGTTAAGCTTCTGTTTCTATATCAGTTAACTTCGATTAACAAAGCTCGAAGGAAAAAGCGAACGATTTCTATTCCccgaatttttttaaagttcgatTCGTATAACCCGAAACACCGTACAGGGGCAAAAACGTAAGtaagggggtataaaagaaacgtggggggcctaaagagaaaacttCATTATCACCCACTGAATCAACAACTTGGCCATCTTCATCCTTTTCATATTTCACATTCCAAAACCCTTTTCTCCATTTTTTCCacttcaaatcaaatcaaaagcTTTTCAAATGTTCACCACACTTCGTCATAAACCTTTTCTCTATCTCAAGCACTTAACTTTCCCTCTTATCAATCACTACCCATTACCCTTTTCTCTGCATTTTTGCACCAACACTTCATCTTTTGCAATCTCCTAcctcatcaacaattttgggtTTTCCTTTTCCCCACAATTTGCTTCCAAACTCTGCTCAAGTCACAGGGTTCGTTTCAAGACTGCCCAAAACCCTGATTTAGTTCTTAACTTCTTTAGAAACAATGGTTTCTCAAAAACCCAATTAAGTTATATGATTCCCAAAGCACCATGGCTACTTTGCTGCAACCCCTCCTTAAGGCTCATcccaaagtttcaatttttcctCTCCAAAGGTGCTTCTAAATCTGACATTGTTAACCTTGTCAGTAAGCACCCTATGGTCCTATCTCCAAGCTTGGAGAATCATATAATCCCAACCTATGAATTGTTTTATAGATTTGTGCAATCAGACAAGGACATTATTGCTGGTGTAGTTCATAATCCATCTTTACTTAGTGACCATCTTGTGTCACAAAACATCACAATGCTGATTAATAATGGAGTTACAGATTCAAGCATTGCAAGATTGTTTCGGACGCCATCTCGATCATTGAATACCAATAAACGTTTGATGATGAAGTTAGTGGAGGAAATGAAGGATTTGGGTTTAATCCTTCAAAAACAACCTTTGGTATTGCATTGGAAACCAAACCTGTGATAGAAGCATTTAGAAGGCACCCTCACTGTATATTAACATCCATTGATAAAATTATTTCAGTGATGGGCTTTTGGGTCAATCAGATGGGTTGGGATGTGCTTGCATTTGCAAAAGGACCATCAACTTTTTCAATTAGTTTGGAAAAAAGGATCATTCCAAGGGCCTCGGTTGTGCAATTTCTGCTGAAGAAAGGTTTGCGAAAAAAGGATGCAAGCTTAACTTATCCATTTAAACTGTATGATAAGATGTTTCTTGATAGGTTTATAATGCGTTTTAAGGAGCAGTCATCTTATCTATTAAAGCTTTATGAAGAAAAACTGACTCTTGCACACACCAGGGAGGGCAAAACTGACATGTCATGAACACATTTTAAGGTATTCTTCTAGCCTTAATTTGTTATCGTGTTCCTTATTCGATTTGAATGCTTTTTGTGCGGACCGTGGTTGTTTCTCTTTCGTACTCAgaagcatttttatttttattttgattgatATGTTTTCAAATTCATGATTTATATTATCAGTTTGAGTATAATACCTAATAATTTTCCAGTAATACATGTACTACATTTTTCTTGCATATTCCTGATTGATATGTTTTCTTGCATGGAATACATTTTTGTGACAGTGTCATTTCTCTATCCATGTTTTGTATAGTCCAATAATCCGTGACCTAAATTAAGCTATAAAGGACTAGGTTGCAGCTGCAATTGTAGTTAATTTGCATATACCAAAAATGCCAATAATTGTGGATTTATGCACTTGTAATAATGTTTGTGGTACAAAGAGCTCCCAAAACTCAATATTAAGGTTGTAATTATGGTAGAGTCACATTTAAATACCACAGTTCATAGgtaatattttgattaattggCATTGGCATTTTGACCATGTTCTGTATTTTATATGACTAATCATTTACTGAACAACAGAACTTACTTTCAGGTGTAATTAAGATTTTAAGTTTAAGGAACTATAatgtgtccaaaaaaaaaggaagttTAAGGAACTATTTTATATAACCACTTTCGGATATTGTCTCATGTCAAAAATGGACATGCCTAACCTCGTATAATATTTTCTGGAAGCAGTTAATGGCTATTTAATCCTGTTGTGGACAGTAAACTGTAAACCAATGTCTTAAATCCTGTTTTTGCTTATGTACTTCTGTTCTTTTTACTCTGTAAAGGAGATTTTTTTTAGGTACATAAATAAAGAAAAGTATGATATGCACTTTTAATCGGATAGGATaaggaaaaataaagaaaacaataattgaaatgtttcattttatttgagGCAATTTGATTTGTTCTGATTATCTTTTTTATGTGCCTTAGTAGccttacttataaactcattAGTGGAGTGATGTATTCTTTTTATGGAGCTgagttatttgattttttttgtttgtttgtagaTTTAACTTCTGTTTTAGATTAACTTTTTAATGTCTTTTGTATGTTTTGAGGAGTGATGTACTCTTTTTTGCTGTAAGAGCATCGACATGATATACTTTCATTGAAGTTGAATGAAAATTTATATAGTATTATTATGAAGCTCAATACAACTAGATAAGTacgtttgttcaaaaaaaaaactagataagtactcttagaaatgagtattgggcctaactcatccttacaaaaccggcttgtaaggtgaggattgtctctagtatataaacacttagtaaggccatctctcaaccgatgtgggactcttaacacaccccctctcaaccgatgtgggactcttaacacaccccctcacgcccagcactattaggcttggtgcgtggatataaacggtaggtggcccgatagcggaaacctgataacaggtggcccaacggatcgtagagaggctctgataccatcttagaaatgagtattgggcctaactcatccttacaaaaccggcttgtaaggtgaggattgcctctagtatataaacacttagtaaggccatctctcaaccgatatgggactcttaacacaccccctctcaaccgatgtgggactcttaacaagTACGTTCAAATAAAAGGGATATAGCTATGTCTGCTAGTGCCATCAAGTAGAGTTCACGTACTTTCAAAATTTGCTATATGGTCCTTGATTGTATGTAAATGGTTGTTTGAaaactgacaaaaaaaaatgcagtaGAGGCTACATATAGATTTGATTCACAAGTTTCTTTGCCTTCGGCAGCAACAGTCTAGATGTTTATTTCTTTCACCAAACTCACACGAAGAACAAGGTTGGAGTTGGAGATATAGCTACCAAGTATGTCATGTCCAACCAGAGGAAGTGGTTTATACCAATTGAAGTCCAAACCAACATAATGAAGAGGGTTCTAATTTTCAAATTGACCAACTCCTTAAACTGCAAAGTTGGAATGATTTTATATTTCTGTTAGTGCTAACTTGAACTATATAGGTTACGTGTTTTCACGTACATAGGAGTAGGAATATTTTAATATCGTTGGAAGAATGGTTTTGATCAAGGTAACATAGGGATCACAAATTATATTCTTTCTGAATGGCTTGGATTTATCATTTCTGTGAAATGAATGCTTAACATTGAGCTTCATTATTTAAGTGTTAAACGACGGTGCTAAATGGTCTAAGATGGGTATTGCATCTGTTTGTTAATTTTCATATatagaccgcaccatgtccaacaaggttcggtttcttctctcagacacaccattccattgtggtgttccaggaggagtgagttgggataagatcccacactcttttagatggtcatcaaactctaggcttaaatactcacctcctcgatctgatcgaaggattttgattttctttcctagttggttttgtacttcatttttaaattctttgaacttttcaaaggattcggatttatgcttcattagatacacatatccatatctactgtagtcatcagtaaatgtgacgaagtattgaaaacctcctctagcatgtgtgttcaatggtccacatacatcagtatgtatgagagccaagagatcacttgccctttcacTTTTACCAGTGAATGaggtctttgtcatttttcccaataagcaagatctgcatgtttcaaaagattcataatcaaatgaatccaagagcccatctttatggagcttggaaatgcgtttctcatttatatggcctaaacgacagtgccaaaggtatgtaggatttaactcatttggtttaatcctttttgtatcaatgttatatattggcatttcaagatcaagaatatataatccattactcatttgtgctgtggcataaaagatatcatttaaataaatggagcaacaattgttctttattataaatgaaaagccaagtttatccaaacaagaaacagaaataatattcctgctaatggcaggtacataaaaacagttctctaactgtattattaaaccagaaggtaaagtcaaattaaaaactcctacagctaatgcggcaactcttgctccatttcccactcgtaggtcgacttcacctttagccaatcctctactcctttgcagcccctgcacattagtacaaatgtgagaaccacatccggtatctaatacccatgtagaagaagtagataaattaatttcaataacaaagatacctgctgaattggagctctctactccattctttttatcttccaggtattttgggcagttcctcttccaatgtccagtcttgttacagtggaagcacctaccctcctttgcaactccccagtgggcttcaaagctttaggggtaggtttgggtttggcaacttccttgcccttccctttgactcccttccctttgttgcccttccctttgtttccattgccaatcataagaacatggttggacttcccttttgttttcatgttctgctcagcttgcctcaacatgcctagcagttgtggcaaagtcttctccatgtccgacatggtgaagttcagaacaaactgattaaaactctccggcaacgattgcaggatcagatcagttgcaagctcatttccaagtggaaatcccaatttttctaagttccccacgtacccaatcatcttgagcacatgtggacttactagagatccttcagatagcttggctgaaaacagggctttggaaacttcaaacctctcaatcctggcttgctcttggtagagcgtcttcaagtgttcgatcatatcgaacgcattcatgtcctcatgttgcttctgaagctcagaggtcatggtagccagcatgaggcactttgcatccatggcatcatcaagacgcttctgataagcatccctttgagccttaggagcattggccgcaggttcatcctcagggttaggttggggttcctcaatagcatacagctttttctcgtgcatgaggactatcctcaagttacgatgccaatcaagaaaatttgtcccagacaatttctctttgtcaagaatgcactacaagaaaatactcATTTACCGGCGAAATTTACTGGCGGTTTTGGCCCTCAGTAGCTTACTGGCGGCCTAAGCCCCCAATAATCAACCAAAACCGCCACAAACTTatcaattaatatttaaatacgaaaatttgaatttattggcGGTCCTGGCCGTCAGTAATTGTCTTGGACATTACCGGCGGTCCAGGCCGCCACTAACTAACCaagaatatttaaaaaaaaaaaaaatggtgccTCAGACCTTACTGGCGGCCTAGGCCGCCACAAAGTGTTggtaatttaaaaatataaccgTTGGAGGACTTAGTGGCGGTTTTGACCGCCGGTAATGTTCTTGAAACTTGCCCAGAAATTAATGGCGGCCTGGGCCGCCGCAAAGTGgttggaaattgaaaaaaaatataaccgttGGAGGACTTAGTGGCGGTTCTGACCGCCGGTAATGTTCTTGAAACTTGCCCAGAAATTAATGGCGGCCTGGGCCGCCGCAAAGTGgttggaaattgaaaaaaaatataaccgttGGACTTAGTGGCGGCTTTGACCGCCAATAAGCTCCAAGAACAGATTTTCACGAATTTTATCCCCCTCTATATATATCTTCCTTCACTTCACAACTCTCATTTCCTACAATCCTTTCTCTATCTAAAATTTCTCCAacatctctctaaaaattcttaaCTCTAAAAATTCTCCAACTTTTTATCATTTCactcttgtttttcttcattttggtaagtatttctctaatattcatgcaagtttaatatttgatgtttatattgatatgataaattgtgtttatgctaatagttagtttttaaattttattgtagCAAGTGTTATTTTGTCTGGCGATTTGTACATAGGAGTATAATGTAGACACTACTCTTCCTCAGCATAAAAAtgtaagttcaatttttttcttaaaaaaacttTATGAGTTGTTTTgtaatgtttatatatatttttattaatagttgtttttctcttttttatttaaagattcATGGTTGGTTCGTCCGTTGTCGTGGTTGGGAGCTTAGTTTAAATAACTCCAAGTCAGACACTACCCGGCACAACAAGTAAGTAATATTATTTGGtttgtataatatatatgtttgtgtgattttttaaagttagtattttttttgttattattaaaatatattgttggtTAACATGtttaatgtgatttttttttaaagttattcTCGCCGGTTATATGTTTAATGTGATGtttaaaagttatatttttaatttttgttaacaaaattattagatcgtgtaaaaagaaaaatagttatTAATATTTAACTTAACCACATGCATGTAAAATgataattatgttttaatttttatttaaaaaaaaagtgttaaaaataataaataataacgttttattaattaataaacgaaatactaacaatttaattttttatttaaataaaaaacgttttttttaaaaaaaataataattctgtTTTATATATTAACGAAATAAATGCATGTCATATATAGTTAATGTactttttaattgttaattaaacaaaatacttaaaacaattaaatttttcatttaaataaaaaaaaacgtaatttaaaataaataaataattaggttttatatattaatgaaataaatacatatcatatagttaatgtattttttaattgataattaaacaaaatacttaaaacaattaaatttttcatttaaataaaaaataattatgttttatatataaataaatgcatGTCATATAGTTAATGTactttttaattgttaattaaacaaaatacttaaa from Trifolium pratense cultivar HEN17-A07 linkage group LG5, ARS_RC_1.1, whole genome shotgun sequence encodes:
- the LOC123886612 gene encoding protein MAIN-LIKE 1-like, with translation MEENVGRGRHGKPSNSNASARRELVANRPAKRGRSKQQGPIPARGTHDAEAGGSRTRTQSRLGQAQNAAEDDDFDADQFLNQDAEYGEPEEPQPDEPQIEEPQQPPRRRPQQRPRQPRRDAANEGYGGGPSDMSLLTQYGNHRAVPIWDAEPDDHEVLKRTLRCQASGKKVINIIKQPRSERWFWDPIEASGLEPLTRVNFSVLDYGVIWAFVERWHPETSTFHLPLGELGITLDDVQCLLHLPIQGKLLNHTKMSRGEGADMVSSYLGVEREEIDIAFAETNGVHLKHSTLQTLYTTNQTFAERAIAENKPAHVVRLYRERSVRAFMLHLVCCTIFSNKSSYYADVVYLQYFQDLSCVHEWNWGAAALVHLQHYLDHGSAVSTTQMAGYMSFLQGWIIAHFPRLSVWVEAPRYTANMPLNSKVVPGQGHKDAAGYRSSLDNIQTYDCVFSPYDAHRQVRPLINACWFSGWLRCGKLKAKHLPERVLRQFQHVQGIPRNPSMSATPGMNLCEIDRVFTEELELRMIDEEMRGRPVTSPWDTEPGYMSWFYRVSHPVMRPVQAPESPPRPLNLEVLIEAAEARNDPNLMQVCRSVKVEVERAVRDGEAVEGTPIHGTLQRILNLLNPILAYRRIKRGRGTRYNTRG
- the LOC123886613 gene encoding uncharacterized protein LOC123886613, producing MIPKAPWLLCCNPSLRLIPKFQFFLSKGASKSDIVNLVSKHPMVLSPSLENHIIPTYELFYRFVQSDKDIIAGVVHNPSLLSDHLVSQNITMLINNGVTDSSIARLFRTPSRSLNTNKRLMMKLVEEMKDLGLILQKQPLMGWDVLAFAKGPSTFSISLEKRIIPRASVVQFLLKKGLRKKDASLTYPFKLYDKMFLDRFIMRFKEQSSYLLKLYEEKLTLAHTREGKTDMS